In a single window of the Olivibacter sp. SDN3 genome:
- a CDS encoding glycosyltransferase family 2 protein, with product MNKGQVSIIIPVYNSEVYIQDTLQSILAQRYQHWECLCVDDGSTDSSLALLRSFALKDKRINVVSRPDHLPKGGNSCRNYGFSKTSGEFVQWFDSDDLMHPEMLSAKVEQLQRYEDYNYVICRTAYFYDDRIDERSFYDQHLDTDNIYVDYLTFKTKFFTPGPLFRRDFLHPMELFNQGLKRHQEKEFFFRVVLRDKRYRIVDEAFILRRMHHDQLSENVNRSADKSKFEFVANVFNYENFVLSQVRDRSVTIYFKDFFFKYIRRFVREGNFKYAVRSLYRYIKIIVRNQG from the coding sequence ATGAATAAGGGCCAGGTATCTATTATCATTCCGGTATATAACAGCGAAGTATATATACAAGATACCCTTCAATCTATTTTGGCACAACGTTATCAGCACTGGGAATGTCTATGTGTGGACGATGGATCTACGGATTCGAGTTTGGCACTTTTACGTAGCTTTGCGCTGAAAGATAAGCGGATAAATGTTGTATCAAGGCCCGATCATTTACCTAAAGGGGGCAATAGTTGCAGAAATTATGGCTTTAGCAAAACTTCGGGAGAATTTGTACAATGGTTCGATAGCGATGATCTGATGCATCCTGAAATGCTCTCGGCTAAAGTTGAGCAGTTGCAACGATATGAAGACTATAATTATGTCATCTGCCGGACGGCCTACTTTTACGATGATCGGATTGATGAACGCTCTTTTTATGATCAACATTTGGATACCGACAATATATACGTCGATTATTTAACTTTTAAGACAAAGTTTTTTACACCGGGTCCGTTGTTCCGACGAGATTTTCTCCATCCAATGGAGCTCTTCAACCAAGGTCTAAAGCGTCATCAGGAGAAAGAGTTTTTTTTTAGGGTTGTTTTGCGAGATAAAAGATATCGTATTGTTGACGAGGCCTTTATCTTGCGGAGAATGCATCACGATCAATTGAGTGAGAACGTTAACCGCTCGGCCGATAAATCAAAATTTGAGTTTGTGGCCAATGTATTTAATTATGAAAATTTTGTCTTGTCGCAAGTGCGCGACAGATCCGTTACTATATATTTTAAAGATTTTTTTTTCAAATATATTCGTCGCTTTGTGAGAGAGGGTAATTTTAAGTATGCCGTCCGGTCGTTATATAGGTACATTAAAATAATAGTTCGCAATCAGGGGTAA
- a CDS encoding glycosyltransferase family 2 protein, which translates to MITVICPLYNKEKYIARTIESVLAQSYPDWELLLVDDGSTDESLAIARSYQTAHPGNIQVLRREDYHSAKSGANVCRNIGLEQAKGDYVLFLDADDLLLPHCLSQRAVAVEKMPSYALYVFNVAYCKGADARPYAKLKPSSKEVTRYQQANNKREYFLRKFLTFDLPWHTSGPIWKQAFLQERGGFNEDFQRLQDPELHTRILLQADAQLKYLMDVTDHDILHRKDDERTVWDEHAFFEKQFQAFCQFIDYFVPIIEQQSFAKRAMQGYLLEVEKLAYRYLRDNYSIALKVIVKNKMEAFYARSNVKILVDGKFGLFRRLLRLLRTEVSYQLKIPGVLIRLYKSTL; encoded by the coding sequence ATGATTACAGTTATTTGTCCGTTATATAATAAAGAAAAATACATCGCACGAACTATTGAAAGTGTGCTTGCCCAATCGTACCCAGATTGGGAGTTGTTGTTGGTAGACGATGGTTCTACCGATGAATCTTTAGCAATTGCCCGGTCTTATCAAACAGCACATCCTGGCAATATACAAGTCCTACGGCGGGAAGATTATCATTCGGCTAAAAGCGGAGCCAATGTGTGTCGTAATATAGGTTTGGAACAAGCTAAGGGAGATTATGTACTTTTCTTAGATGCGGATGATCTGTTATTACCACATTGTCTAAGTCAACGCGCGGTAGCCGTGGAAAAAATGCCAAGTTATGCACTTTATGTGTTCAATGTTGCCTATTGTAAAGGAGCCGATGCCCGTCCTTACGCCAAATTAAAGCCATCAAGTAAAGAAGTCACCCGTTATCAGCAAGCCAATAACAAACGAGAATACTTTTTGAGGAAATTCTTAACTTTTGATTTGCCATGGCATACCTCAGGCCCAATCTGGAAGCAAGCATTTCTTCAAGAAAGGGGAGGCTTTAACGAAGATTTTCAGCGTTTACAGGACCCGGAGTTGCATACGCGTATCTTATTGCAGGCAGATGCTCAATTGAAATACCTCATGGATGTTACCGATCATGACATTTTACATCGAAAAGATGATGAACGTACGGTTTGGGACGAGCATGCTTTTTTTGAGAAGCAATTTCAGGCTTTTTGTCAATTTATTGATTACTTTGTACCTATCATTGAGCAGCAGTCATTTGCTAAACGGGCCATGCAAGGGTATCTGCTGGAGGTAGAAAAATTAGCTTATCGGTATTTGAGAGATAATTATTCAATCGCTTTGAAAGTAATAGTGAAAAACAAAATGGAAGCCTTTTATGCCCGCAGTAATGTGAAAATACTTGTAGATGGTAAATTCGGTTTATTTCGGCGCTTACTCAGGCTATTGCGCACTGAAGTGAGCTATCAGTTGAAAATACCGGGTGTACTGATCCGCTTGTACAAGAGTACCCTTTAA